In one window of Candidatus Scalindua sp. DNA:
- a CDS encoding ASKHA domain-containing protein: protein MSENKTFKIHFLPNDTFVEIREGNTVLDAAHNANIYVNSICGGEGICGKCKVVVSKGAVDAPPTTLISGEEKEKNYILACEAKIVEDLQILIPQETRLEGKKILLDQNEQHSLTWAAVQSKSDFKHNPLTKKIFLTMEAPTMEDNVSDHDRLCQAIMMNQGVELNTIQTSINIVRKLPEILRQGNWSVTATLARRGPVLEVVEVQAGDTSQNNFGVAIDIGTTTVVTCLMELGSSKVVDSEAIYNSQMKFGEDYIQRIIYVIQNNALDEMQRTIVSDINKTILALVERHGIDLKDITSVVCAGNTAMIHFLLCLDPENIRKEPYLPAANFISPFRASQIGININPRGILYALPSVSAYVGADLTSGAAAIRLDKEEMPCLFIDIGTNGEVVLGNRDWMVCCSASAGPAFEGSGVHYGMRAAKGAIEILHITKDYEVIYTTIGNVKPKGVCGSGLLDCVAEMLRCGIIDRSGNFQKDIKSDRLRKKDDEYEFVLVKKSETGIDSDIVITQADIANLVRSKGAIYAAVSILVESMGLSVNDLHCIYLAGGFGNYLNVRNAITIGMLPDIPTSQIKFVGNTSLIGAKMVLISEDAFETVQKIATQMTYFDMMGNPKYMEAFMSANFLPHTNLNEFPSVAQELSN from the coding sequence ATGTCAGAAAATAAAACATTTAAGATCCATTTTCTTCCTAATGATACTTTTGTCGAGATCAGGGAAGGCAATACGGTACTCGATGCTGCTCATAACGCAAATATATACGTTAATAGTATCTGTGGCGGAGAAGGCATTTGTGGGAAGTGCAAGGTTGTCGTCTCAAAAGGTGCGGTTGACGCGCCCCCAACGACTTTGATAAGTGGTGAGGAAAAAGAGAAAAACTATATTCTTGCGTGTGAGGCAAAGATTGTTGAAGACTTGCAGATTCTTATACCTCAGGAGACAAGACTGGAAGGAAAAAAAATACTCTTGGATCAGAACGAGCAGCATTCACTGACATGGGCAGCAGTGCAGAGTAAATCGGATTTTAAACACAATCCGCTAACGAAAAAGATATTTCTTACAATGGAAGCTCCTACGATGGAGGATAATGTTTCTGATCATGATCGCCTTTGTCAGGCGATCATGATGAATCAGGGAGTTGAGCTGAATACAATTCAAACAAGTATTAACATTGTGAGAAAGCTGCCGGAGATTTTAAGGCAAGGCAATTGGTCGGTAACAGCCACATTGGCTCGTCGAGGACCTGTTCTGGAAGTTGTTGAAGTCCAAGCGGGAGATACCAGCCAGAATAACTTCGGAGTGGCCATAGATATCGGCACCACTACGGTTGTAACATGTTTAATGGAATTGGGGAGCTCGAAGGTTGTTGATTCCGAGGCAATCTATAATTCTCAAATGAAGTTTGGTGAAGATTACATCCAGAGAATTATATATGTAATACAGAACAATGCCCTGGATGAAATGCAAAGGACTATTGTTTCGGACATAAATAAGACTATTTTGGCACTCGTTGAAAGACATGGAATAGATCTCAAGGATATTACCTCTGTTGTGTGTGCGGGGAATACCGCAATGATTCATTTTCTTCTCTGTCTGGATCCGGAAAATATCAGAAAAGAGCCGTATCTCCCTGCTGCAAATTTTATTTCCCCTTTTCGGGCATCTCAAATAGGCATAAACATAAATCCGAGAGGAATCCTTTATGCTCTTCCCAGTGTTTCGGCATATGTGGGAGCAGATTTGACATCAGGGGCGGCGGCCATTAGACTGGATAAAGAGGAAATGCCCTGTCTGTTTATTGATATCGGTACAAATGGAGAGGTTGTTCTCGGGAACAGGGATTGGATGGTTTGCTGTTCTGCATCAGCGGGTCCGGCATTTGAGGGGAGCGGTGTCCACTATGGAATGAGAGCAGCAAAAGGTGCTATTGAAATACTTCATATTACAAAGGATTATGAGGTGATCTATACAACTATTGGAAATGTAAAGCCAAAGGGAGTCTGTGGTTCAGGATTGCTGGATTGTGTTGCAGAGATGCTGCGCTGTGGAATAATTGACAGATCCGGTAATTTCCAGAAAGACATAAAGAGCGATAGATTAAGAAAGAAGGATGATGAATATGAATTTGTGCTGGTCAAAAAGAGTGAAACGGGTATTGATTCCGACATAGTCATAACGCAAGCTGATATTGCGAATCTTGTTCGATCAAAGGGCGCAATATATGCAGCAGTTTCAATTCTCGTTGAATCTATGGGATTAAGTGTAAATGATCTGCACTGCATTTATCTTGCAGGAGGTTTTGGTAATTATCTCAATGTAAGAAATGCCATAACAATAGGTATGTTGCCTGATATACCTACGTCTCAAATAAAATTTGTTGGTAATACTTCCTTGATAGGTGCGAAAATGGTATTGATTTCAGAAGACGCATTTGAAACAGTTCAAAAAATAGCAACTCAAATGACCTATTTTGATATGATGGGAAACCCGAAATACATGGAGGCTTTTATGTCTGCAAACTTCCTCCCTCATACAAATCTTAATGAATTTCCATCTGTAGCGCAGGAGTTATCCAATTAG
- a CDS encoding AAA family ATPase translates to MSYTIALAGKGGTGKSTVATLIIRYLTEELGKSTLAVDADPNSTLGLSLGVKVESTIADIRDDVVEKRVDIPASMSKDRYIEYAIENSIVEEKKFDLLTMGRPEGPKCYCYANNLLRKYLDKAEKSYPFIVIDNEAGMEHLSRRTTNDVDLLIIAFEATIIGVHTAARITALIGTLPIKIKKRAYVMCKVPKKGISKRVVSEIASAGFEVSASLPFDEEIYDHISSGESLLDIESDNPVYDEVKKLIASSINGHS, encoded by the coding sequence ATGTCTTATACGATTGCATTAGCAGGAAAAGGCGGAACAGGTAAGTCAACCGTTGCGACCCTGATTATCCGTTATCTTACGGAAGAGCTGGGGAAGTCGACTCTGGCCGTTGATGCAGACCCAAATTCAACTCTTGGTTTGTCCCTGGGAGTGAAGGTGGAGAGTACAATTGCTGATATACGTGACGATGTTGTTGAAAAGAGAGTTGATATTCCTGCTTCTATGTCCAAAGACAGGTATATTGAGTATGCTATTGAAAATTCAATTGTTGAAGAAAAAAAATTTGATTTGTTAACGATGGGGAGGCCGGAAGGTCCCAAGTGTTATTGTTATGCTAACAATTTGCTCCGGAAGTATCTTGATAAAGCAGAAAAAAGCTATCCCTTTATCGTTATTGATAATGAAGCCGGTATGGAGCATCTGTCTCGCAGGACTACGAATGATGTCGATTTACTCATAATTGCGTTTGAAGCAACTATTATCGGCGTACACACGGCGGCAAGGATTACTGCATTAATTGGAACTTTGCCCATCAAAATAAAAAAGAGAGCTTACGTAATGTGCAAGGTCCCGAAAAAAGGGATAAGTAAAAGGGTTGTTTCTGAGATCGCCAGCGCTGGATTTGAAGTCTCCGCGAGTTTGCCATTTGATGAAGAAATATATGATCATATTTCTTCTGGCGAGTCTTTATTGGATATTGAGAGTGATAACCCGGTGTATGATGAGGTAAAGAAACTAATTGCTTCATCAATAAACGGCCACTCCTGA
- the cdhD gene encoding CO dehydrogenase/acetyl-CoA synthase subunit delta produces the protein MQIASVEEKWAGAVKKVTIGATKEEGGTRERVVTIGGAKSIPFMDFDGDQGNRPVIAMDVYDVPPEDWPEPLLRNFQDVVSDPALWAKKCVEEYGADLICLKLDGIHPDKGNRSSGDAVKTVKSVLEAVKVPLIIWGCENDEKDNEVLPKVSQAAAGERCLLGSATQDNYKTITAVCLADGHNLITEAPVDINIGKQVNILVTDLGFPVDRIVMFQTTGALGYGIEYCYSIHERGRIAALSGDGQMATPVICDVGHEVWRAKEAKATDDEAPQWGSFAERGIMWETVTATTLLQSGVDIIRMYHPRAVSIVKDHIDQLSGKGS, from the coding sequence ATGCAGATAGCAAGTGTAGAAGAAAAGTGGGCAGGTGCCGTAAAAAAAGTTACCATTGGAGCAACAAAAGAAGAGGGTGGAACGAGAGAGAGGGTTGTAACTATCGGCGGCGCGAAAAGCATACCCTTCATGGATTTTGATGGGGATCAGGGCAATAGGCCCGTAATTGCAATGGATGTATATGATGTTCCTCCAGAAGATTGGCCTGAACCGCTTTTGAGGAATTTTCAAGACGTAGTGAGCGATCCTGCTCTCTGGGCAAAAAAATGTGTCGAGGAGTATGGGGCAGATCTAATCTGTTTAAAACTTGATGGTATTCATCCTGATAAGGGAAACAGGAGCAGCGGTGATGCTGTTAAGACGGTTAAATCTGTTTTGGAAGCGGTTAAGGTGCCTTTGATTATTTGGGGCTGTGAAAATGATGAAAAGGACAATGAGGTATTGCCTAAGGTGAGCCAGGCTGCAGCTGGAGAGAGATGTCTTCTGGGGAGTGCTACCCAGGATAACTATAAAACGATTACTGCTGTATGTCTCGCGGATGGCCACAATCTGATAACGGAAGCTCCCGTAGATATTAACATAGGGAAACAGGTAAATATCCTGGTGACAGATTTGGGTTTTCCTGTTGACAGGATAGTTATGTTTCAGACTACAGGGGCCCTTGGTTATGGTATTGAATATTGTTATTCAATCCATGAGAGAGGAAGGATCGCTGCCTTGTCAGGAGATGGTCAGATGGCAACTCCTGTTATTTGCGATGTCGGTCATGAGGTCTGGAGGGCAAAGGAGGCAAAGGCAACTGATGATGAGGCTCCACAATGGGGATCATTTGCAGAAAGAGGTATTATGTGGGAAACAGTTACCGCTACAACCTTGCTGCAGTCAGGAGTTGACATCATAAGGATGTACCATCCCAGGGCTGTGTCGATAGTAAAAGACCATATTGACCAACTCTCTGGAAAAGGTTCGTGA
- a CDS encoding dihydropteroate synthase — protein MISIGERINGMFTDVKNAIKNKEAAVVQELARRQTEAGATYLDINVGTEASDQRDAMKWLVEVTQEAVKTPLALDSQKLDVIKAGLEVVKNEVMINSASGDPETLDTYMQLAKQHNAALICLTLNKEGIPQDVDNRVAIAMTIVEKATEHGMDMNKIFIDPILLTVNVDQKQPAYMFEVFSQIKLLSDPPPHITVGLSNFSQGTKEKSLLNRTFLTMAIAAGLDTALMDVLDTALMDAAICSEMILNKQIYSDSFLKAARQ, from the coding sequence ATGATCTCGATCGGTGAAAGAATAAACGGAATGTTTACTGATGTAAAAAATGCTATAAAAAACAAGGAGGCTGCTGTTGTGCAGGAATTGGCAAGACGGCAAACCGAAGCTGGTGCAACCTATCTGGATATTAATGTTGGCACTGAAGCTTCCGATCAGCGGGATGCCATGAAATGGCTGGTCGAGGTCACGCAGGAGGCGGTAAAGACACCCCTTGCCTTAGATAGTCAAAAGTTGGATGTCATCAAGGCCGGTCTGGAAGTTGTCAAAAACGAGGTTATGATTAATTCTGCTTCGGGTGATCCTGAAACACTTGACACTTACATGCAGCTTGCAAAGCAGCATAACGCTGCCTTGATCTGTCTTACTCTGAACAAGGAGGGCATACCCCAGGACGTAGATAACCGGGTAGCGATTGCAATGACGATTGTTGAAAAGGCGACTGAGCATGGGATGGATATGAATAAAATATTTATTGATCCTATTTTATTAACGGTAAATGTAGATCAAAAACAGCCGGCTTATATGTTTGAAGTCTTTAGTCAGATAAAACTCCTTTCTGATCCACCTCCACACATAACCGTTGGTTTAAGCAACTTTTCGCAGGGGACCAAGGAAAAATCTTTATTAAACAGAACTTTCTTGACGATGGCTATTGCTGCCGGTTTGGATACGGCTCTCATGGATGTACTTGATACGGCTCTCATGGATGCTGCAATATGCTCAGAAATGATACTCAATAAACAGATTTATAGTGATTCGTTCCTCAAGGCTGCAAGGCAATAA
- a CDS encoding acyl-CoA thioesterase gives MGIVYYSNYFVYFEMGRIEFLRNLGISYAQLEKENVFLAVVDAHCRYRSPAKFDDLLVVNTCVSKLKYTRVEFCYEIRRVDEKKLIAEGSTMLACLDGSKKPMVIPDKIKKAIDSRDITTYN, from the coding sequence ATGGGTATAGTGTATTATTCAAACTATTTTGTGTATTTTGAGATGGGGAGAATAGAGTTTTTACGTAATCTTGGCATTTCCTATGCGCAGCTTGAAAAGGAAAATGTCTTTCTGGCTGTTGTAGATGCACATTGCAGATACAGATCGCCGGCAAAATTTGACGATCTTCTCGTTGTGAATACCTGTGTTTCAAAATTGAAATATACCAGAGTTGAGTTTTGCTACGAGATCAGGCGGGTGGATGAAAAAAAACTGATTGCTGAGGGATCTACGATGCTTGCATGCCTGGATGGATCGAAAAAACCAATGGTTATACCGGACAAAATCAAAAAAGCCATCGATTCCCGTGACATAACCACATATAACTAA